Within the Streptomyces sp. R41 genome, the region CACTGCTGGACGGGCTGAACGAGAATCAGCGCGCGGCCGTGGTGCACTCCGGCTCCCCGCTGCTCATCGTGGCCGGCGCGGGCTCCGGCAAGACCCGCGTGCTCACGCACCGGATCGCGTATCTGCTGGCCGAGCGGAGTGTCCATCCCGGCCAGATCCTCGCGATCACCTTCACGAACAAGGCCGCGGGCGAGATGAAGGAGCGCGTCGAGCACCTCGTCGGCCCGCGCGCGGGCGCGATGTGGGTGATGACCTTCCACAGCGCGTGTGTGCGGATTCTGCGCCGCGAGAGCAAGAAACTCGGCTTCACCTCCTCCTTCTCGATCTACGACGCCGCCGACTCCAAGCGTCTGATGGCGCTCGTCTGCCGTGATCTCGACCTCGACCCCAAGCGCTTCCCGCCGAAGTCGTTCAGCGCCAAGATCTCGAATCTGAAGAACGAGCTGATCGACGAGGAGGACTTCGCGGCCCAGGCCACCGACGGTTTCGAGAAGACCCTCGCTCAGGCGTACGCGATGTATCAGTCGCGTCTGCGCGAGGCCAACGCGCTCGACTTCGACGACCTGATCATGACGACGGTCAACCTGCTGCGCGCCTTCCCGGACGTCGCCGAGCACTACCGCCGCCGCTTCCGCCACGTCATGGTCGACGAGTACCAGGACACCAACCACGCGCAGTACGCCCTGGTGCGGGAGCTCGTCGGCCCGGCGCGCGGTATCCGCGCCGAGGACGAGCCGCCCCGCGAGGACGACCTCGGCCCCGCCGAGCTGTGTGTCGTGGGTGACGCCGACCAGTCGATCTACGCCTTCCGCGGCGCGACCATCCGCAACATCCTCCAGTTCGAGGAGGACTACACGGACGCGACGACGATCCTGCTCGAGCAGAACTACCGCTCCACGCAGACGATCCTGTCCGCCGCCAACGCGGTCATCGAGCGCAATGAATCCCGCCGTCCCAAGAACCTGTGGACCAACGCGGGCGCGGGTTCGAACATCACGGGCTATGTCGCCGACACCGAGCACGACGAGGCGCAGTTCGTCGCCGACGAGATAGACCGTCTCACCGACGAGGGGGAGGCCAAGGCGGGCGACGTCGCCGTCTTCTACCGTACGAACGCGCAGTCCCGTGTCTTCGAAGAGGTCTTCATCCGCGTCGGCCTGCCCTACAAGGTCGTCGGCGGCGTCCGCTTCTACGAGCGCAAGGAGGTCCGGGACGTCCTGGCGTACCTCAGGGTGCTGTCCAACCCGGAGGACTCGGTCCCGCTGCGCCGTATCCTCAACGTCCCCAAGCGCGGCATCGGCGAGCGCGCGGAAGCGATGATCGACGCGCTCTCGCAGCGCGAGAAGATCAGCTTCCCGCAGGCCCTGCGCCGCGTCGACGAGGCGTACGGGATGGCGGCGCGCTCGACGAACGCGGTCAAGCGGTTCAACACGCTCATGGAAGACCTCCGCACGGTCGTCGAGTCGGGCGCGGGCCCGGCCACGGTCCTGGAGGCGGTCCTCGAACGCACCGGCTATCTCGCCGAGTTGCAGGCCTCCACCGACCCGCAGGACGAGACCCGTATCGAGAACCTCCAGGAACTCGCCGCCGTGGCCCTGGAGTTCGAGCAGGAGGCCGGTGAGGGCGAGGCCGCGGGCGGGCTCTCCGACTTCCTGGAGCGGGTCGCGCTCGTCGCCGACTCCGACCAGATCCCCGACGAGGAGGACGGCAACGGCGTCATCACGCTGATGACGCTGCACACCGCCAAGGGCCTCGAATTCCCCGTGGTCTTCCTGACCGGCATGGAGGACGGCGTCTTCCCGCACATGCGCGCGCTGGGACAGGTGAAGGAGCTGGAGGAGGAGCGGCGCCTGGCGTACGTCGGCATCACGCGCGCGCGGGAGCGGCTGTATCTCACCCGGTCGTCCATGCGCAGCGCGTGGGGGCAGCCCTCGTACAACCCGCCGTCCCGCTTCCTGGAGGAGATCCCGGACGCGCACCTGGAGTGGAAGCGCACGGGCGCGACGGCTCCCGTGTCGTCGGGTCCGGTCTCGGGTGTCGCGGCGTCGCTGTCGTCCTCACGTTCGCGGTCCGCTGCCTCGGGTGCCTCCGGGTTCGCGACGCGCCGCGGTGTCTCCGAGAAGCCGGTGGTCTCGCTTGCGGTCGGGGACCGGGTCACGCACGACCAGTTCGGTCTCGGGACCGTCGTCGGTGTGAAGGGGACGGGTGCGAACGCGGAGGCGACGGTCGACTTCGGCGAGGCGAAGCCGAAGCGGCTGCTGCTGCGGTACGCACCGGTGGAGAAGCTGTAGCCGGTACGGGGGTGGTGGGGCCCGGCGGTCGATTACGTCTTACGTCGGGTCCAGGCCGTGGCTGCGCAGCCACGGCAGCGGGTCGATCGCCGAACCGCCGGCCGGGCGGACCTCGAAATGCAGATGCGGGCCGGTGGAGTTGCCGGAGTTCCCGGAGAACGCGATCGGGTCACCGGCCTTCACCGTCGTGCCCGAGGCGACCTTGTAGCTGGAGAGGTGGCAGTACCACGTCTCCGTGCCGTCCTTCGCGGTGACGATCGCCATGTTCCCGTACGCGCTGTTCCACTGCGTGCGGACGGTCCCGTCGGTCGCGGACATCACCGTCGTACCGTACGAGACCGGGAAGTCGATGCCTGTGTGCACGGACATCCAGTTGATGCCGGCCTGGCCGAAGTAGGCGCTGAGCCCCTTCTGCGCCACCGGGAGCGCGAACTTCGGGCGCAGCCGCTCCTTGCGGGCCGCCTCCGCCGCCGCCTTCTGCCTCTCGGCTTCCTGCTGGGCCTTGAGGTCGATACGCTCCTGCGTCCGGCTGGCCCGGTCGGCGAAGTCGTCGGCGCCCGCGGACAGACTCTGGAGCTGGGTGTCCAGCTTGTTGTTGGCGGCGGACGGTTTCACCGAGGTCGCGTCCGCCGCGCTGGCCGTCGTGTCCTTGCTGTCGTCCCCGCCGATGGTGCCCACGGAGGCGGCGGCGATCCCGGCGACCCCCATCACACAGGCCGAGGGCACGGCGACGGTCAGCAGAGCGGAACGTTTCGCGGGGCTGCGGCGACGGGAGCGGGAGCCGGCCCGCGACGCGGCGCGGGGAGCCGGGATGATCTCTTCCATGTCGTCGAGCAGCGGCGTCTCGTGTTCTTCGCCGCTGTCGTCCGCCATCTCGAACTCGTCCTCGGCGGCCCCGGGGTGCTCGTACGAGGTCTGCTCGAAGGTGGCGGTCGCGTGTTCGTCGAAGGGCTCGGGCTGGTGCTCGTACGACTCGGGTTGTGCGTGCTGCTCTTCGTACGACTCCGGTTGCGGGTGCTGCTGCGCGTACGCGTCGGGCTGCGGGTGCTCGTACGCCTGGTACGTGTCATGGCCCGTGTCGTGGCCGGCGGTGGTGTTCCACTGCGTAGCGTCGTACGCGCCCGTTTCCTGGGCCGGGATGCTCCACTGCTGGGTCCCGTCGAGCGACTGCTCGGGCTGGAGCCAGCCGGTCGCGTCCCACTGGCCCGAGGCCTCGGGGCCAGGATGCTGCGCGGGGATGTCGGCGAGCTGCTGGTAACCGGCCGCCCACGTGGTCGTCTCGTAGCTGCCGGTGTCGTACGCGGCCTGGTGCTGCACGGCGTACGGGTCGTAGTGCGGCGTCTGGTGGCTGCCGGTGTTCCACTGCGTGGCGTCGTACGAACCGGTGCTGTTGCCCGGCATGTCGCCGAAGAGGGGGTCGGTCTCGAAGCTCGCGGTCGCGTAGCTACCGGTACCGGTGGCGCCGGTGTCAAAACCGGTGGCGGCGTAGCCGTCGTACGTGGTGAAGTCGCCGTACTGGGCTTCCTGCCCGCCGTACGACGCATAGAGCGCCGAGGCGGCATCGGAAGCCGGAGCCGGGGGAGTTGCAGTCCCCGACGGGTGACGGTCGTTCACCAACTTCTCTTTCGCCTCGACAACAGGGGCTGGCAGAGCAGTGCGGTGACTGTACCCGGCGGTACGCGGGCGCGACAATCTTCGGCAGGTTTCCCCCTCGCAGGAAACGGGCATTCGGCCGTGTTTCGGGGGAGTGTGGGCACGGCCTTGGCCTGGCGTTCGATGAATGTTCGAAGTCGTGGGGGTGTCGGGCGGCTGTGCGGGGGCTGTTACGCCACTGTCAGGCCGCCGGTCTGGGTGGCGACGCCGACTCCTGTCTCCTCGATGTCGAGGGCCTGCCGTATCCCTGCCGCCACGGCGGGGTGCACGGGCAGGGCCAGATGGCCGACGCCGCTCACGCGGACGTTCTGCGCGAGCAGGTCCGGGTGGTCGATGCAGGCCGTCTCCAGCGGGTCCATCAGATGGTCGAGATCGCTCCAGAAACTGACGAAGTGCGTACGGCAGCCTGGTGCGGGCGTGCGCAGCTCCTCGATCACCTCGGAGCCGGGGCGCATCTGACGGACGATCGGGTGTGCGTTCATCAACGGGGCCACGCGGGTGCCCGAGTGCGGGGTGCCGAGTGTGACCAGGGTGCGCACGTGGGTGTCGCCGCCGAGGCACTGCACGTAATAGCGCGCGATCAGACCGCCGAGGCTGTGCCCGACGATGTCGACCCGGTCGTGGCCCGTGCGCTCGCAGATCTCCTCTATGTGCCGGCCGAGCAGCTCGGCGGCGGTGCGGATGTCGCACGTGAGCGGGGAGTAGTTGAGCGACTCTACGTGCTGCCTGCCGTGCTGCGCGAGGTTGCGGCGCAGCAGGAGGAAGACCGAGCGGTTGTCGATGAAGCCGTGCAGCAGGACGACCGGGGGCTTGGCCTCGGTGGGCAGCCGGGCGGCATCGGGTGAGGGAAGTGCGGGGGCGGTGCGGCGCTCCGGGGTGATGCCGGAGGGGTAGAGGAGGAGGTGCCCGGCGAGGATCGCGATCTCCAGGGCCGTCGCCTTCAGGAGAGCCACCGAGAGTCCTGCCAGTCTGCTCGGAATCGGAAACAGACGCTGACAGAGGGGGAGAAAGGGCAACGCTGCCCTGGTGACCTTCATGGCCGACCTCCAGTCGGCACGCGGGAGGACCGCTCTGTCCCCCGTGTGCCCTCGTGGACAGCCGCGGTGGCGGTGACGGCGATGACCGACAGCGCGTGTGCGGCGCGTGATGCGCCGATTACGCTACGGGGTGCCCTGCCGAGGGGTGCGACGCAATTCCAGGCCGTGGGCGGTAGGGCCCGGCGGCGGCCCGGAGTCGTCTTCGTCGTCCCGTCGTCCTTGTGCTGGCGTGGCTCCCCGCTGTCGTGGCCTCGCCGATGTGCCCCACCGTCACGGTGTCCCGCTGACGTCGCGGTGGTGAGGCCACCTGATCGCGGCTCTCCTTGCGCAGGCTCCGGCCGTGGCCCGTGTGCCGCAGGTCCATGCGGCGCGTGTGCCGCGGGACGCGGAACGGTGCGCGGCGAACTTGTCCCACTGTGTGATTTCCCCCTCGGTCTCCACCGTGAAACTGCCGGTTGCGGGATGCTGGCGATAACGTTCGTTCACTTCCCCGGCCGGTACGGCTCGGGGCGCCCGTGCCGCACGGCGCATCCGGTGCGGTGAGCAGCGGAATGTGCGATATGTGTCGTAGTCGTAGTCAAACGTCATGTATCGGTATTCGGTAGTCGGTACAGGTTGATGTAGTCGGTTCATGGAGGCAGTGATGGGTGTGGCAGCCGGTCCGATCCGCGTGGTGGTGGCCAAGCCGGGGCTCGACGGCCACGATCGCGGAGCCAAGGTGATCGCGCGGGCTCTGCGCGACGCCGGTATGGAGGTCATCTACACCGGGCTCCATCAGACCCCCGAGCAGATCGTCGACACCGCGATCCAGGAGGACGCCGACGCGATCGGCCTCTCGATCCTCTCCGGTGCCCACAACACGCTCTTCGCGGCCGTCATCGACCTCCTCAAGGAGCGCGATGCGGAGGACATCAAGGTCTTCGGCGGCGGCATCATCCCCGAGGCGGACATCGCGCCCCTCAAGGAGAAGGGCGTCGCCGAGATCTTCACGCCGGGGGCGACGACGCAGTCGATCGTGGACTGGGTACGGGCGAACGTGAGGCAGCCGGCCGGGGCGTAGCGCGGGCCCGGGTTTTTTGCCCCCGCCGCCCCAGCCCCCCCGCGCCCCGTAAGGGGCGCGGGGAACTGCGCGACAAGCCCCCACCGCCCCGCACCAAAAGAACAACCCAGGGGGTCTGGGGGCGCAGCCCCCAGGTACGGGAATGGGTAGGGGCGGCGGGGGCGATAAACCACTCACGGCACGGCCAGCTCCGAAGCCATGGCCGCGCGCAAGCGAAGCGTGGTGACGAGGCGCTGGAACGCCTCGGCCCAGTAGCCGCCGGCCCCCGGCGCCGCGTTCTCCGACTCGTCGGGAACCGAGGTGAGGCCATCGAACCGCACGGACTCCGCGGGGTCGAGACACCGCTCGGCCAGCCCCATCACCCCACTGAAGCTCCATGGATAACTCCCGGCGTCCCGCGCGATATTGAGCGCGTCCACCACCGCCCGCCCCAAGGCCCCGGCCCAGGGCACCGCACACACCCCGAGCAACTGAAACGCCTCGGACAACCCGTGCGTCCCGATGAACCCCGCCACCCACTCGGCCCGCTCACCGGCCCCCAACGTGGCGAGCAGCTTGGACCGCTCGGCCAGTGACACCGCCCCCGGTCCTCCGGCCTCCGGCGCGGAGGGCGCCCCGAGGAGCGCCCTGGACCACCCGGGATCACGCTGCCGCACGGCCGCCCGGCACCACGCGGCATGCAGCTCGGCCCGCCAGTCGTCGGCCACGGGAAGCGCCACGATCTCCTCCGGCGTACGCCCCCCGAACCGCTCCGGCCATGTCGCGAGCGGCGCCGCCTCGACCAACTGGCCGAGCCACCACGATCGTTCGCCCCGTCCGGCCGGAGCCTTCGCCACCACGCCGTCCCGCTCCATGCCCGCGTCGCACTCGTGCGGCGCCTCGACCACGATCGTGGGCGTGGCCTCCGTACGGTCGACGGACACGCAGGAACCGGCCCGGGCCGCCATCCGTGCCGCGAGCGCGGAACCCGGCAGCGCGGACAGCAGT harbors:
- a CDS encoding DUF5691 domain-containing protein → MNTTSASAGAPAGGSWEELVTVALLGTERRTPPGWVPGREAPVALLDAAAVETLRRRAGVRPAPAAARPEPAARDPRPALPPAAARRLVMLLADRPGTGGGGRRGAAPDLMELLPQWLTLANARGFAAPPETLPALLDAARGRTDLRPAALAFAGPRALWLARLNQEWRFALRSSPGGGAALPGPEDAERVQQLWQEGLFAERVALLSAIRAKDPAAARDLLATTWATERAEDRLMFLDSLRSGLCPADEPFLERALADRSRNVRATAAELLSALPGSALAARMAARAGSCVSVDRTEATPTIVVEAPHECDAGMERDGVVAKAPAGRGERSWWLGQLVEAAPLATWPERFGGRTPEEIVALPVADDWRAELHAAWCRAAVRQRDPGWSRALLGAPSAPEAGGPGAVSLAERSKLLATLGAGERAEWVAGFIGTHGLSEAFQLLGVCAVPWAGALGRAVVDALNIARDAGSYPWSFSGVMGLAERCLDPAESVRFDGLTSVPDESENAAPGAGGYWAEAFQRLVTTLRLRAAMASELAVP
- a CDS encoding cobalamin B12-binding domain-containing protein, which translates into the protein MGVAAGPIRVVVAKPGLDGHDRGAKVIARALRDAGMEVIYTGLHQTPEQIVDTAIQEDADAIGLSILSGAHNTLFAAVIDLLKERDAEDIKVFGGGIIPEADIAPLKEKGVAEIFTPGATTQSIVDWVRANVRQPAGA
- a CDS encoding M23 family metallopeptidase, whose amino-acid sequence is MNDRHPSGTATPPAPASDAASALYASYGGQEAQYGDFTTYDGYAATGFDTGATGTGSYATASFETDPLFGDMPGNSTGSYDATQWNTGSHQTPHYDPYAVQHQAAYDTGSYETTTWAAGYQQLADIPAQHPGPEASGQWDATGWLQPEQSLDGTQQWSIPAQETGAYDATQWNTTAGHDTGHDTYQAYEHPQPDAYAQQHPQPESYEEQHAQPESYEHQPEPFDEHATATFEQTSYEHPGAAEDEFEMADDSGEEHETPLLDDMEEIIPAPRAASRAGSRSRRRSPAKRSALLTVAVPSACVMGVAGIAAASVGTIGGDDSKDTTASAADATSVKPSAANNKLDTQLQSLSAGADDFADRASRTQERIDLKAQQEAERQKAAAEAARKERLRPKFALPVAQKGLSAYFGQAGINWMSVHTGIDFPVSYGTTVMSATDGTVRTQWNSAYGNMAIVTAKDGTETWYCHLSSYKVASGTTVKAGDPIAFSGNSGNSTGPHLHFEVRPAGGSAIDPLPWLRSHGLDPT
- the pcrA gene encoding DNA helicase PcrA → MSSLFDDSFLADLKPSRAHEEEPPPPPEDDHVPEPVPDDLFGGKFDVPPDRDAYYRDGAHRPAVDPAALLDGLNENQRAAVVHSGSPLLIVAGAGSGKTRVLTHRIAYLLAERSVHPGQILAITFTNKAAGEMKERVEHLVGPRAGAMWVMTFHSACVRILRRESKKLGFTSSFSIYDAADSKRLMALVCRDLDLDPKRFPPKSFSAKISNLKNELIDEEDFAAQATDGFEKTLAQAYAMYQSRLREANALDFDDLIMTTVNLLRAFPDVAEHYRRRFRHVMVDEYQDTNHAQYALVRELVGPARGIRAEDEPPREDDLGPAELCVVGDADQSIYAFRGATIRNILQFEEDYTDATTILLEQNYRSTQTILSAANAVIERNESRRPKNLWTNAGAGSNITGYVADTEHDEAQFVADEIDRLTDEGEAKAGDVAVFYRTNAQSRVFEEVFIRVGLPYKVVGGVRFYERKEVRDVLAYLRVLSNPEDSVPLRRILNVPKRGIGERAEAMIDALSQREKISFPQALRRVDEAYGMAARSTNAVKRFNTLMEDLRTVVESGAGPATVLEAVLERTGYLAELQASTDPQDETRIENLQELAAVALEFEQEAGEGEAAGGLSDFLERVALVADSDQIPDEEDGNGVITLMTLHTAKGLEFPVVFLTGMEDGVFPHMRALGQVKELEEERRLAYVGITRARERLYLTRSSMRSAWGQPSYNPPSRFLEEIPDAHLEWKRTGATAPVSSGPVSGVAASLSSSRSRSAASGASGFATRRGVSEKPVVSLAVGDRVTHDQFGLGTVVGVKGTGANAEATVDFGEAKPKRLLLRYAPVEKL
- a CDS encoding esterase/lipase family protein, which codes for MKVTRAALPFLPLCQRLFPIPSRLAGLSVALLKATALEIAILAGHLLLYPSGITPERRTAPALPSPDAARLPTEAKPPVVLLHGFIDNRSVFLLLRRNLAQHGRQHVESLNYSPLTCDIRTAAELLGRHIEEICERTGHDRVDIVGHSLGGLIARYYVQCLGGDTHVRTLVTLGTPHSGTRVAPLMNAHPIVRQMRPGSEVIEELRTPAPGCRTHFVSFWSDLDHLMDPLETACIDHPDLLAQNVRVSGVGHLALPVHPAVAAGIRQALDIEETGVGVATQTGGLTVA